A genome region from Chlorobaculum tepidum TLS includes the following:
- a CDS encoding DHA2 family efflux MFS transporter permease subunit, with protein sequence MSSTATTIPGAQALEHHYETGARKWIITATVIIAAMLELIDTTIVNVALNHISGNLGASIEDVSYVVTSYAIANVIVIPLSGFLGNLFGRRNYFVASIVLFTGASFLCGISTNIWMLVFFRFIQGIGGGGLLPTSQAILYETFRPEERGAATGIFSMGLVLGPTIGPLLGGYLVDYFAWEWCFFVNIPIGIAAAWASLTFVKEPKVKPVVEKIDWAGIGLLSVGIGSLQFVLERGEQKDWFETDYIVWFTIIAVVSLIAFVWLELHTDHPAVDLSVLARSKNLAIGAVLTFIVGFGLYGSLFIFPVFVQRLLGFTALLTGLVLFPSAMLTGIISMPLGIALQKGASPKLLMTVGMVAFFWFCWELGNQTLMSGAENFFLVLLIRGFALGFIFIPVTLLAVTGLHGKDIGQATGLNNMVRQLGGSFGIAITNTYVTQRVAAHRIDILSHLSPYDPAAVQRLQDMKQALGQYMSSPVEAGQAAMAALEGIVVRQSYHLAYMDAFKMIAILFAVCLPLLLFIRVDKKETVDMSSVH encoded by the coding sequence ATGTCAAGTACCGCAACAACCATACCGGGCGCTCAGGCGCTGGAACATCATTACGAAACCGGGGCCAGAAAATGGATCATCACAGCAACGGTGATCATCGCGGCGATGCTCGAACTGATCGACACCACCATCGTCAACGTGGCCCTCAACCACATCAGCGGCAACCTCGGCGCGAGCATCGAGGATGTTTCCTACGTGGTCACGAGCTACGCCATCGCCAACGTGATTGTCATTCCACTGTCGGGATTTCTCGGCAACCTGTTCGGGCGCCGCAACTACTTCGTGGCCTCGATCGTGCTCTTCACGGGCGCCTCGTTTTTGTGCGGCATCTCGACAAACATCTGGATGCTGGTCTTCTTCCGCTTCATCCAGGGTATCGGCGGAGGAGGACTGCTGCCCACCTCGCAGGCGATCCTGTACGAAACCTTCAGGCCGGAGGAGCGCGGCGCGGCAACGGGCATCTTTTCGATGGGGCTGGTGCTCGGCCCCACCATCGGCCCGCTGCTTGGCGGGTATCTGGTCGATTACTTCGCATGGGAGTGGTGCTTTTTCGTCAACATCCCGATCGGCATCGCGGCGGCCTGGGCGTCGCTCACCTTCGTGAAAGAGCCGAAGGTGAAGCCTGTGGTCGAAAAAATCGACTGGGCGGGCATCGGCCTGCTCTCCGTCGGCATCGGCTCGCTCCAGTTCGTGCTTGAGCGGGGCGAACAGAAGGACTGGTTCGAGACCGATTATATCGTCTGGTTCACCATCATCGCCGTGGTTTCGCTCATCGCGTTTGTCTGGCTGGAGCTGCACACCGACCATCCGGCGGTTGACCTCTCCGTGCTGGCGCGAAGCAAAAACCTCGCCATCGGCGCGGTACTGACCTTCATCGTCGGCTTCGGCCTGTACGGTTCACTCTTCATCTTTCCGGTTTTCGTGCAGCGACTCCTCGGCTTCACGGCGCTCCTGACCGGTCTGGTGCTCTTTCCGAGCGCCATGCTCACCGGCATCATTTCGATGCCGCTCGGTATCGCGTTGCAAAAGGGTGCGTCGCCGAAGCTGCTCATGACGGTCGGCATGGTCGCTTTCTTCTGGTTCTGCTGGGAGCTTGGCAACCAGACGCTCATGTCGGGCGCGGAGAACTTTTTTCTCGTGCTGCTCATTCGCGGCTTCGCCCTCGGCTTCATCTTCATTCCGGTCACCCTGCTCGCCGTCACGGGACTGCACGGCAAGGATATCGGGCAGGCGACCGGCCTGAACAATATGGTGCGTCAGCTTGGCGGTTCGTTCGGCATCGCCATCACCAACACCTACGTCACCCAGCGCGTGGCCGCGCACCGCATCGACATTCTCAGCCACCTCTCGCCCTACGACCCCGCCGCCGTTCAGCGGTTGCAGGACATGAAGCAGGCGCTCGGTCAGTACATGAGTTCGCCGGTCGAAGCAGGACAGGCAGCAATGGCTGCGCTCGAAGGCATCGTCGTCCGCCAGAGCTACCACCTGGCATACATGGACGCCTTCAAGATGATCGCCATCCTCTTCGCTGTCTGCCTGCCACTGCTGCTCTTTATCAGGGTGGACAAAAAAGAGACGGTGGATATGTCATCGGTGCACTGA
- a CDS encoding HlyD family secretion protein, translating into MAETQQSNIEAPDNEKGKPKPERSMGRLVIFGILLAIGLVWGGMKLIRSLSYEETDDAQIAGNIYPVIPRVPGKVVEVLANDNQMVKKGDVLIRLDPSDYQIKRDMAEAQLLKARAAVSGAKADIIAAAAAQIKLAADLRRSQNLQKQDVISRAELDAATAGATAASAQHAAAGDNYKAALAQAKLAEAELKNAELQLSWTTITAPADGKVSKKNVQPGQYVTPGQQLIAIVGSGDLWVVANFKETQLEHMRPGQKVIIKVDAFPGKELKGHIDSISAGTGAEFALLPPDNASGNFVKVTQRVPVKIVFDEKTDLPLAAGMNVIAEVKVK; encoded by the coding sequence ATGGCAGAAACGCAGCAATCCAACATCGAAGCACCGGACAACGAAAAAGGCAAGCCAAAACCGGAACGCTCGATGGGCCGCCTGGTCATCTTCGGCATTTTGCTGGCCATCGGCCTTGTCTGGGGCGGCATGAAGCTCATCCGCTCGCTCAGTTACGAAGAGACCGATGACGCGCAGATCGCCGGCAACATCTATCCGGTCATTCCGCGCGTGCCGGGCAAGGTGGTCGAAGTGCTTGCCAACGACAACCAGATGGTGAAAAAAGGCGACGTGCTCATCCGGCTCGATCCTTCGGACTACCAGATCAAGCGCGATATGGCCGAAGCGCAGCTCCTGAAAGCGCGGGCGGCAGTATCGGGAGCGAAGGCCGACATCATAGCGGCGGCGGCGGCGCAAATCAAGCTTGCCGCCGACCTTCGCCGCAGCCAGAACCTCCAGAAACAGGATGTGATCTCCCGAGCGGAGCTCGATGCCGCCACGGCTGGCGCGACCGCCGCGTCTGCACAGCACGCCGCCGCCGGAGACAACTACAAGGCCGCACTCGCCCAGGCAAAACTTGCCGAGGCCGAGCTGAAAAACGCCGAACTCCAGCTGTCATGGACAACCATTACCGCTCCGGCTGACGGCAAGGTTTCGAAAAAGAACGTCCAGCCCGGCCAGTATGTTACTCCCGGCCAACAGCTCATCGCCATTGTCGGCAGCGGCGACTTGTGGGTCGTGGCCAACTTCAAGGAAACGCAACTCGAACACATGCGCCCCGGCCAAAAGGTAATCATCAAAGTCGATGCCTTCCCAGGCAAGGAGCTGAAAGGCCATATCGATTCAATCTCCGCAGGAACAGGCGCCGAGTTCGCCCTGCTTCCCCCCGATAACGCCAGCGGCAACTTCGTAAAAGTGACCCAGCGTGTGCCGGTCAAGATCGTCTTCGACGAAAAAACCGACCTGCCGCTTGCCGCTGGAATGAATGTGATCGCAGAAGTGAAGGTGAAGTGA
- a CDS encoding universal stress protein: MTTNHVKPSKIMLCPVDFSPSSERALLYAAEHCPADAELIVLYVGDAGNGDRGTMLREHLHQFSSYSDLLSAYGCRVRFAVEYGSPGATIIEYASKTGAAMIVLGSHGASNLGRLLVGSTAESVMRHAPCPVLVLRSPEGVNETGTVQRKQKEAIL; the protein is encoded by the coding sequence ATGACGACAAACCATGTAAAACCATCGAAAATTATGCTCTGCCCTGTCGATTTTTCGCCATCTTCCGAAAGGGCGCTGCTTTATGCCGCCGAACACTGCCCGGCTGACGCCGAGCTGATCGTGCTGTATGTCGGCGACGCCGGAAACGGCGACCGGGGCACAATGCTCAGAGAGCATCTCCATCAGTTTTCGAGCTATTCCGACCTGCTCTCTGCCTACGGCTGCCGGGTGCGTTTCGCCGTCGAGTACGGCTCGCCCGGCGCGACCATCATCGAATATGCGTCGAAAACCGGGGCAGCTATGATCGTGCTCGGCTCGCACGGCGCGAGCAATCTGGGGCGCCTGCTGGTTGGCAGCACTGCTGAATCGGTGATGCGCCACGCGCCGTGCCCGGTGCTGGTGCTCCGCTCGCCGGAAGGCGTCAATGAAACCGGAACGGTTCAGCGGAAACAAAAAGAAGCAATCCTGTAA
- a CDS encoding TolC family protein, with product MKKRNTIAALLMIAVSFSAGEPLLAAETSGAPLTLDEALRMTREHNPKARQALEELNAADAKVTESRSAWFPQISGKAGYTYLDPVSEMTFGGLAMKFMPNNNYNARFTAEMMLYDFGRTASTVDLAKAARNSARLRQDMTLRDLSLATVQAFYSVLFLQEAVRVQQKEVAALQTNLDHMQKRYDQGAATRFDLLTTQVRLAGAANREIDYQNQLRNQEITLRRLCGLDEKAPLSLKGSFDITAADMDADKLAASALDHRPEVMLARENFKAASYKKNLATREFLPKIVGSASWGSTNGYVPDLDKMRTNVAVGVELQVPIFDGFRKSAALREATAMKRSAEQQQLDAEQVSQAEVRQSVNDLKSSAEKIQTTRLQVSQADLAAKHARIRYDNGLATTLDLLDAEAALAEAELANLQARYEYVMNAYSVRRAAGDLIER from the coding sequence ATGAAAAAAAGAAATACCATCGCCGCCCTGCTCATGATCGCCGTTTCCTTTTCGGCGGGCGAGCCTTTGCTGGCGGCTGAAACCAGCGGCGCGCCGCTGACACTCGACGAGGCGCTGCGCATGACGCGCGAGCACAACCCGAAAGCCCGGCAGGCCTTGGAGGAGTTGAACGCTGCCGACGCGAAAGTCACCGAAAGCCGCAGCGCCTGGTTTCCGCAAATCTCGGGCAAGGCGGGTTACACCTACCTCGATCCGGTCTCCGAAATGACCTTCGGCGGCCTCGCCATGAAGTTCATGCCGAACAACAATTACAATGCGCGATTCACCGCCGAGATGATGCTCTACGATTTCGGGCGCACCGCAAGCACCGTCGATCTGGCCAAAGCGGCTCGCAACTCGGCAAGGCTCCGGCAGGACATGACCCTCCGCGACCTTTCGCTGGCGACCGTGCAGGCGTTCTACTCGGTGCTCTTTTTGCAGGAGGCGGTCAGGGTTCAGCAGAAGGAGGTTGCCGCGCTGCAAACGAACCTCGACCACATGCAGAAGCGCTATGACCAGGGTGCAGCCACCCGCTTCGACTTGCTGACGACCCAGGTGCGGCTGGCGGGCGCGGCCAATCGCGAGATCGATTACCAGAACCAGCTCCGCAATCAGGAGATTACGCTGCGTCGCCTCTGTGGTCTCGACGAAAAAGCGCCACTGAGCCTGAAGGGGTCGTTTGATATTACGGCTGCCGATATGGATGCCGACAAGCTTGCCGCTTCGGCGCTCGACCACCGGCCGGAGGTGATGCTCGCCCGCGAGAATTTCAAGGCGGCGTCGTACAAAAAAAATCTCGCTACCCGTGAGTTTCTGCCGAAGATCGTAGGCAGCGCTTCGTGGGGAAGCACCAATGGCTATGTGCCCGACCTCGACAAGATGCGCACCAACGTCGCGGTGGGCGTCGAGCTTCAGGTGCCGATTTTTGATGGATTCAGGAAGAGCGCCGCGCTCAGGGAGGCTACGGCGATGAAGCGCTCGGCGGAGCAGCAGCAGCTCGACGCCGAGCAGGTGAGTCAGGCCGAGGTGCGCCAGTCGGTCAACGATCTGAAGAGCAGCGCCGAAAAAATCCAGACCACCCGCTTGCAGGTTTCGCAGGCTGATCTTGCGGCCAAACACGCGCGAATCCGCTACGACAATGGGCTGGCCACCACGCTCGATCTGCTCGACGCCGAAGCGGCGCTGGCCGAAGCCGAGCTGGCGAACTTGCAGGCCCGATATGAATATGTGATGAATGCCTATTCGGTCAGACGCGCCGCTGGCGATCTGATCGAGCGATAA